Below is a window of Anaeromyxobacter diazotrophicus DNA.
AGCAGCCGGCCGCCCTGGTGATCGAGCAGGTAGAAGCTCTTGTACAGGACGTGCTCGCGCGCGACGCGCAGGAGCGGCGAGGCGGGGAGGAGCGCGGCCAGCTCGCGGCGCGCGGAGGCGTCGAACCCGCCGCCGTCGGAGCCGTCCGCGGAGTCCACCAGCAGGAACCCGCCGTGCTGCAGGTGCCGCCGCAGCGCCGCCCGCTCGGGCTCGGTGAACGGCGGGAACGCGCCGTCCCCCGCCAGGTACAGGAAGGGCAGCCGGTGCAGCCCGGGCCGGCCGGCGCGGACCGGGACCGCCTCGGGCGCCGTCTCGATGCTGGTGCGCTGCGCCAGCTCCCACTGCAGGCGCCGCAGCGCGGTGGGGCGGGGGTTCCAGCGGCCGCCGTGCTCGAGCTGTCCGATGGCGAGCTGCGAGGCGGCGGGCACGGCGGCGCGCGCCGGCCGCGGCAGGGCCAGCGCCGCCGTTCCCAGGGTGAGCAGCTCGAGGAAGTCGCGTCGCCGCATGGCTCGAGGAAGGTCCGCGCCGCGGCGCCGGGACGCC
It encodes the following:
- a CDS encoding DUF4159 domain-containing protein — encoded protein: MRRRDFLELLTLGTAALALPRPARAAVPAASQLAIGQLEHGGRWNPRPTALRRLQWELAQRTSIETAPEAVPVRAGRPGLHRLPFLYLAGDGAFPPFTEPERAALRRHLQHGGFLLVDSADGSDGGGFDASARRELAALLPASPLLRVAREHVLYKSFYLLDHQGGRLLVKPWLEAQLLDGRLAVLYSQNDLGGAWARGALGEWEYACTPGGEAQRETAFRLGVNVAMYALCTDYKDDAVHLPFILRRRS